Proteins encoded by one window of Microtus pennsylvanicus isolate mMicPen1 chromosome 18, mMicPen1.hap1, whole genome shotgun sequence:
- the Ctxnd1 gene encoding cortexin domain-containing 1 protein, with product MEEPTPEPVYVDVDKGLTLACFVFLCLFLVVMIIRCAKVIMDPYSAIPTSTWEEQHLDD from the coding sequence ATGGAGGAACCCACTCCCGAGCCAGTCTATGTGGATGTGGACAAGGGGCTGACCTTGGCTTGCTTCgttttcctctgcctcttcctcgtCGTCATGATCATCCGCTGTGCCAAGGTCATTATGGATCCTTACAGTGCCATTCCCACGTCTACCTGGGAGGAGCAGCACCTGGATGACTGA